One window of Hymenobacter sp. BRD128 genomic DNA carries:
- a CDS encoding IS3 family transposase has translation MPDKTNPSGPPLTRKKYTPAFKAECVRQVAAGARQTDVARAQGLSPALLGTASAMSRYQFIEQVAATEPVQVLCRVLAVSTAGYYQWRSRAARPTPAWEPAATAAFLRHAQRYGTRRLRAELRAEGYAIGRYALRTWLRRCGLRALSTRPQRPRTTMADPAAVVAENLLLGQPAPTAPNQVWVGDITYLPLVGGCWCYLATWRDTCSRRVVGWHLDQQMPTELVLTAPEQALTLRQPAPGLIIHADRGSQYTSAACRTRIEKAQALANYSRPGNPYDNAQVEAGWSTLKTELLPHGGAFASLEEARLELAYYLDTYFNLDRRHSALGYRSPHQFELDLLQNLS, from the coding sequence ATGCCCGACAAGACCAATCCGAGCGGCCCGCCGCTGACCCGCAAAAAATATACACCAGCTTTTAAAGCGGAGTGCGTGCGCCAAGTGGCCGCTGGTGCCCGGCAAACGGATGTAGCCCGTGCCCAGGGCCTATCGCCCGCCTTGCTCGGTACGGCTTCAGCCATGAGCCGTTATCAGTTCATCGAGCAGGTTGCGGCCACCGAGCCGGTGCAGGTGCTCTGCCGCGTGCTAGCGGTCAGTACCGCTGGCTATTATCAGTGGCGGAGCCGGGCAGCGCGCCCAACGCCCGCTTGGGAGCCTGCGGCCACCGCCGCCTTTTTGCGCCATGCCCAACGCTACGGTACTCGCCGCCTGCGGGCCGAATTGCGCGCGGAAGGGTACGCCATCGGGCGCTATGCCTTGCGCACTTGGTTGCGTCGTTGCGGCTTGCGGGCGCTCAGCACCCGGCCGCAACGCCCGCGCACCACCATGGCCGACCCAGCGGCAGTCGTGGCCGAAAATCTGCTGCTTGGTCAGCCGGCGCCTACTGCGCCCAATCAGGTGTGGGTGGGCGACATCACCTACCTGCCGCTGGTCGGCGGGTGTTGGTGCTATTTGGCCACCTGGCGCGATACCTGTTCGCGGCGCGTGGTGGGCTGGCATCTCGACCAGCAGATGCCCACCGAGCTGGTGCTCACGGCCCCGGAGCAAGCCCTGACGCTACGTCAGCCGGCTCCCGGCCTGATTATCCACGCCGACCGCGGCAGTCAATACACCAGCGCGGCTTGCCGCACGCGCATCGAAAAAGCCCAGGCACTAGCCAACTATAGCCGGCCGGGTAACCCTTATGATAACGCCCAGGTCGAAGCGGGCTGGAGCACGCTCAAAACTGAATTACTCCCGCACGGCGGCGCGTTTGCCAGTCTCGAAGAGGCCCGCCTGGAGCTCGCCTACTATCTCGACACCTACTTCAACCTCGACCGGCGGCACTCCGCGCTCGGCTACCGCTCGCCCCACCAATTTGAACTGGACCTCCTGCAAAACCTATCTTAG
- a CDS encoding Arm DNA-binding domain-containing protein yields the protein MVTQFVLRTDKKDSAGRCPVHLVVYFDGVRLKCATGEKCMPTDWNADRQQFRRSYPLADEANQLLARLASDVLAWWRMGCGVVQ from the coding sequence ATGGTAACTCAGTTTGTGTTACGCACCGACAAAAAAGATAGTGCAGGCCGGTGCCCCGTGCACTTGGTAGTTTATTTCGACGGGGTGCGCCTAAAGTGCGCGACTGGTGAGAAATGCATGCCCACCGACTGGAACGCCGACCGGCAACAGTTTCGGCGCTCGTATCCGCTAGCTGATGAAGCCAACCAATTACTAGCCCGCCTCGCGTCTGATGTGCTAGCTTGGTGGCGCATGGGGTGTGGGGTGGTCCAGTAA
- a CDS encoding DUF349 domain-containing protein — protein sequence MLPEETPTPDQNTSAAGAAAPADRMSVLEARLAEIRAKQGAPAAAAPTPAAPEASPSVPAQSETPAETAGPPGGGETQVEPDPLRSEPGLAQELASTPSEPASSSLGTPAPGTPEASAAAESAQHVPAEVAAEHLSAPQARAVAHYGEAMAPAAEADQAPASPAPAEEAAQVQALARAEDIDGAPDGVATLPTSATDTAAEAHHAELEHQHEAAGDAAGEEADDYVPETPAPDFAELDLESQASHLIGLLRRPDARRNRQQIFELNRQYETNVAAARAASRQKLAEDANAPQEFSFQPPASQAELNKALQDFREGRARDAKAEDQSRAQNLARKQELLAQLRTLVESAETKDSSQKLKQLQADWKATGPVPQTDSQETWNTYHGLLDRYYANQGRFYELKELDRRRNQEAKEALVARAEALKDAPGINKALDELKKLHDDWKHIGPVPGEQREPLWQRFLAASEAVHLRRKEFVDVRSAQEKENLALKQALLARVLPFADFATERVNEWRSRTDELQEIKKEWEATGPVPRAQADALNKQYWNAYKAFFNHKNDFFKSLDSEKNTNLQAKYALIEQAEAAQQLPDFDEARTIIIRVQKEWKDIGRVPEKQADKIWKRFRAACDGVFDRPKQETRQREERQSAASAEQVTRLDKLAQQVAALSPAEPGTLEGFRALALDWQQLDATDEQPGAGTSDRGEEQFLTLMGKYLDQTGGITPADKEDLLFQLEIARLKARPQAQQAFTRKETGLRREIQELENDVATLQTNLDFFARSKNADQLRQEYQGRMAEARTRIEKLKKQLKQLRS from the coding sequence ATGCTGCCCGAAGAAACCCCCACCCCTGACCAAAATACGTCCGCCGCTGGTGCTGCTGCCCCCGCCGACCGGATGAGCGTGCTCGAAGCCCGCCTGGCCGAAATCCGCGCCAAGCAGGGCGCCCCGGCCGCGGCCGCGCCTACCCCGGCCGCCCCCGAGGCCAGCCCCTCCGTGCCCGCCCAAAGCGAAACCCCGGCCGAGACGGCCGGCCCTCCCGGCGGCGGCGAAACCCAGGTCGAGCCCGACCCGCTGCGCTCGGAGCCCGGCCTGGCTCAGGAGCTGGCTTCAACTCCCAGCGAGCCCGCCAGCTCCTCGTTGGGCACCCCGGCTCCCGGCACGCCCGAAGCCAGTGCTGCGGCCGAATCGGCCCAGCACGTGCCCGCCGAGGTTGCCGCCGAGCACCTGTCGGCCCCCCAGGCGCGCGCCGTGGCCCATTACGGTGAGGCGATGGCCCCGGCCGCCGAAGCGGACCAAGCGCCCGCCAGCCCCGCCCCCGCCGAAGAAGCTGCCCAAGTGCAGGCCCTGGCCCGCGCCGAAGACATCGACGGCGCGCCCGACGGCGTGGCTACGCTGCCCACTTCGGCCACCGATACGGCCGCCGAGGCGCACCACGCCGAACTCGAGCACCAGCACGAAGCGGCCGGCGACGCGGCCGGGGAGGAAGCCGACGACTACGTGCCCGAAACCCCGGCGCCCGACTTTGCCGAGCTCGACCTCGAAAGCCAGGCTAGCCACCTCATCGGGCTGCTGCGCCGGCCCGATGCCCGCCGCAATCGCCAGCAGATTTTTGAGCTCAACCGCCAGTACGAAACCAACGTGGCCGCCGCCCGCGCCGCCTCGCGCCAGAAGCTGGCCGAAGACGCCAACGCGCCCCAGGAATTTAGCTTCCAGCCCCCGGCCAGCCAGGCCGAGCTGAACAAGGCGCTGCAGGATTTCCGCGAGGGCCGCGCCCGCGATGCCAAAGCCGAAGACCAGAGCCGCGCCCAGAACCTGGCCCGCAAGCAGGAGCTGCTGGCCCAGCTGCGCACGCTGGTCGAAAGTGCCGAAACCAAGGACAGCTCGCAGAAGCTCAAGCAGCTGCAGGCTGACTGGAAGGCTACCGGCCCCGTGCCTCAGACCGACAGCCAGGAAACCTGGAACACCTACCACGGCCTGCTCGACCGCTACTACGCCAACCAAGGCCGCTTCTACGAGCTGAAAGAGCTAGACCGCCGCCGCAACCAGGAAGCCAAAGAGGCCCTGGTAGCCCGCGCCGAAGCCCTGAAGGATGCCCCCGGCATCAATAAGGCCCTCGACGAGCTCAAGAAGCTACACGACGACTGGAAGCACATTGGCCCCGTACCGGGCGAGCAGCGCGAGCCCCTGTGGCAGCGCTTTTTGGCCGCCTCCGAGGCCGTGCACCTGCGCCGTAAGGAGTTTGTGGATGTGCGCTCGGCCCAGGAAAAGGAAAACCTGGCCCTGAAGCAGGCCCTGCTGGCCCGCGTGCTGCCCTTCGCCGACTTCGCGACCGAGCGCGTGAACGAGTGGCGCTCGCGCACCGACGAGCTGCAGGAAATCAAGAAGGAGTGGGAAGCTACCGGCCCCGTGCCCCGCGCCCAGGCCGACGCCCTCAATAAGCAGTACTGGAACGCCTACAAGGCCTTCTTCAATCACAAAAACGATTTCTTCAAGAGCCTCGACTCGGAAAAGAATACCAACCTGCAAGCCAAGTACGCTCTCATCGAGCAGGCTGAGGCCGCCCAGCAGCTGCCCGACTTTGACGAGGCCCGTACCATCATCATTCGGGTGCAGAAGGAGTGGAAGGACATCGGCCGGGTGCCCGAGAAGCAGGCCGACAAAATCTGGAAGCGCTTCCGCGCCGCCTGCGATGGCGTATTTGACCGCCCCAAGCAGGAAACCCGCCAGCGCGAGGAGCGCCAGTCGGCCGCCAGCGCCGAGCAGGTCACCCGTTTGGATAAGCTAGCCCAGCAAGTTGCTGCCCTCTCCCCCGCCGAGCCGGGTACGCTGGAAGGCTTCCGGGCCCTGGCTCTTGACTGGCAGCAGCTTGACGCCACCGACGAGCAGCCCGGCGCCGGCACATCAGACCGTGGCGAGGAGCAGTTTCTTACTCTTATGGGTAAGTATCTGGACCAAACCGGTGGCATTACTCCCGCCGACAAAGAAGACCTGCTTTTCCAATTGGAAATAGCCCGCCTCAAGGCCCGGCCTCAGGCGCAGCAAGCCTTTACCCGCAAGGAAACCGGCCTGCGCCGCGAAATTCAGGAACTGGAAAACGACGTGGCCACGCTGCAAACCAACCTCGACTTCTTCGCCCGCTCGAAGAATGCCGACCAGCTGCGCCAGGAGTACCAGGGCCGTATGGCTGAGGCGCGCACGCGCATTGAGAAGCTTAAAAAGCAGCTCAAGCAGCTGCGCAGCTAA
- a CDS encoding YqgE/AlgH family protein, with protein MKPGTLLISQPFLGDPHFERSVVLLCRHRPNEGAFGLVLTRRTATMLGEVLELPAGPATELPLYEGGPVQLDTLHFVHRHAALPGAAELGEDTYWGGEFDLLITLINTGVILPDDVRCFVGYSGWSAGQLEAEIERGSWIRQPASAGKVFTLRSDAFWQGILREKGGRFRALSNYPLDPRLN; from the coding sequence ATGAAGCCCGGTACCCTTCTCATCTCGCAGCCCTTCCTGGGCGACCCCCATTTTGAGCGCAGCGTGGTGCTGCTCTGCCGCCACCGCCCCAACGAGGGCGCCTTCGGCCTGGTGCTCACCCGGCGCACGGCCACCATGCTCGGCGAGGTGCTGGAGCTGCCCGCCGGCCCCGCTACTGAGCTGCCGCTCTACGAAGGCGGCCCGGTGCAGCTCGATACCCTCCATTTTGTGCACCGCCATGCCGCCCTGCCCGGGGCCGCCGAGCTGGGCGAAGATACCTACTGGGGTGGCGAATTTGACTTGCTTATCACCTTGATAAACACTGGTGTTATCCTGCCCGATGACGTGCGCTGCTTTGTGGGCTATTCGGGCTGGTCGGCGGGGCAATTGGAGGCTGAAATTGAGCGCGGCTCCTGGATACGGCAGCCCGCTAGTGCCGGGAAAGTATTTACTTTGAGGTCTGATGCGTTCTGGCAAGGCATCCTGCGCGAAAAAGGCGGCCGCTTCCGCGCCCTGTCCAACTACCCGCTCGACCCGCGCCTGAACTAA
- the pdxH gene encoding pyridoxamine 5'-phosphate oxidase, with translation MTDAELADLRQSYTQRTLLEADVRPDAVAQFRQWLDEAVAAQLPEPAALTLATVDAATGQPSQRVVLLKGLPEGAGFLFFTNYDSQKGHELASQPRAALNFFWPGLERQVRVEGLVEKAPEGVSTDYFQSRPRGSQVGAWASPQSAVIGSREELESREHEVEARFAGQNPLPRPPHWGGYVLRPQRVEFWQGRPSRLHDRLVYEREGEGWKISRLAP, from the coding sequence ATGACCGACGCCGAACTCGCTGACCTGCGCCAGAGCTACACCCAGCGCACCCTGCTCGAAGCCGACGTGCGGCCCGATGCCGTGGCCCAGTTTCGGCAGTGGCTCGACGAGGCCGTGGCCGCCCAGCTGCCCGAGCCCGCCGCCCTGACCCTGGCCACCGTGGACGCGGCCACCGGCCAGCCCAGCCAGCGCGTGGTGCTGCTTAAGGGCCTGCCCGAGGGCGCGGGGTTTCTGTTTTTTACCAACTACGACTCGCAGAAGGGCCACGAGCTGGCTAGCCAGCCCCGGGCGGCGCTCAATTTTTTCTGGCCCGGCCTCGAGCGCCAGGTGCGCGTGGAGGGGCTGGTGGAAAAAGCCCCCGAAGGCGTTTCAACCGACTACTTTCAGAGCCGGCCGCGCGGCTCGCAGGTGGGCGCCTGGGCTTCTCCCCAGAGCGCGGTTATCGGTAGCCGCGAGGAGCTGGAAAGCCGCGAGCACGAGGTAGAAGCGCGCTTCGCGGGCCAGAACCCGCTGCCCCGCCCGCCGCACTGGGGCGGCTACGTGCTGCGCCCGCAGCGGGTCGAGTTTTGGCAGGGCCGCCCCAGCCGCCTGCACGACCGCCTGGTGTACGAGCGCGAAGGCGAGGGCTGGAAAATCAGCCGGCTAGCCCCGTAG
- a CDS encoding DUF1015 domain-containing protein, with protein MAEIQPVRGWRYNPALSADIDAVVSPLFDVVSPRQREALYQNPLNSIHLSVPRPEPGLAPAEAAARRLARWQAEGVLREDGLPGIYVYYQYFRLPGEPGRERCRKGFMCHIRAYDWAEGVVLRHENTLPAAVNDRAELLAELQFQTSATHGLYRDETFELEALMDAAIEDPLCQTEEDYQGARDVLAVIQDARLIRQFQRVLAGRQVILADGHHRYEGSLAYRQARELAAGPAGRTGREPWNYHLMYLTNMASDDVRILPTHRLLLELPGGLSDAELLARLAPYFTVVPQAEAQDLPELLAGKRWAFGLYLPGGAYKLRLRPEVHAQLNWDTTPEVKDLDLTVLHFFVLEKVLGLVGPDAQRSWPGVAYVRGLAECLQRVDRGEARAALLTNEVTMAQVEAVCHSGAVMPAKSTFFYPKTLAGLLFSSLREAPTVFDGLFAE; from the coding sequence ATGGCTGAAATTCAACCCGTGCGCGGCTGGCGCTACAACCCGGCCCTGAGCGCCGATATCGACGCGGTAGTTTCGCCGCTCTTCGACGTGGTGAGCCCGCGCCAGCGCGAGGCGCTGTATCAAAATCCGCTTAATTCCATTCACCTCTCGGTGCCGCGCCCCGAGCCGGGGCTAGCCCCGGCCGAGGCCGCCGCCCGCCGCCTGGCCCGGTGGCAGGCCGAGGGCGTACTGCGCGAGGACGGCCTGCCCGGCATTTACGTGTACTACCAGTACTTCCGGCTGCCGGGCGAGCCGGGGCGCGAGCGCTGCCGCAAGGGTTTTATGTGCCACATCCGGGCCTACGACTGGGCCGAGGGCGTGGTGCTGCGCCACGAAAACACGCTGCCGGCCGCCGTCAACGACCGGGCCGAGCTGCTGGCCGAGCTGCAGTTTCAGACTAGCGCCACCCACGGGTTGTACCGCGACGAAACCTTTGAGCTGGAGGCGCTCATGGATGCGGCCATCGAGGACCCGCTCTGCCAGACGGAGGAAGATTACCAGGGCGCGCGCGACGTGCTGGCCGTGATTCAGGACGCGCGGCTTATCCGGCAGTTTCAGCGGGTGCTGGCTGGCCGGCAGGTGATTCTGGCCGACGGGCACCACCGCTACGAGGGCTCGCTGGCCTACCGCCAGGCCCGCGAGCTGGCCGCCGGCCCGGCCGGCCGCACCGGCCGCGAGCCCTGGAATTACCACCTGATGTACCTCACCAATATGGCCAGCGACGACGTGCGCATTCTGCCCACCCACCGCCTGCTGCTGGAGCTGCCCGGTGGCCTCTCGGATGCCGAGCTGCTGGCCCGGCTAGCCCCGTACTTTACAGTAGTGCCCCAGGCCGAGGCCCAGGACCTGCCCGAGCTGCTGGCCGGCAAGCGCTGGGCCTTCGGCCTGTACCTGCCCGGCGGGGCCTACAAGCTGCGCCTGCGCCCCGAGGTGCACGCTCAGCTCAACTGGGACACGACGCCCGAGGTGAAAGACCTCGACCTGACGGTGCTGCACTTCTTCGTGCTCGAAAAAGTGCTCGGCCTGGTGGGGCCCGATGCGCAGCGCAGCTGGCCGGGCGTGGCCTACGTGCGCGGCCTGGCCGAATGCCTGCAGCGCGTGGACCGCGGCGAGGCCCGCGCCGCGCTGCTCACCAACGAGGTAACGATGGCCCAGGTCGAGGCCGTGTGCCACTCGGGTGCCGTGATGCCGGCCAAGTCCACCTTCTTTTACCCCAAGACCCTGGCGGGCCTGCTGTTTTCGAGCCTGCGGGAGGCGCCCACCGTATTCGACGGGCTGTTTGCGGAATAG
- a CDS encoding Maf family nucleotide pyrophosphatase has protein sequence MKLILASGSPRRRQLLTEMGLAYDIRLREVDESFPPTLRRAAVAEYLARHKAEAYRADLAAGELLLTADTIVCLDDDVLNKPADAAEARAMLGRLQGRAHQVYTGVCLLPGDGRAPVVFADETTVHFRPLSAEDIAFYVARYQPLDKAGAYGAQDWLGLVGIDRLEGSYFNVMGLPTHRVWAALRALGQG, from the coding sequence ATGAAACTTATTCTTGCTTCCGGCTCGCCGCGCCGGCGCCAGCTGCTCACGGAGATGGGGCTAGCCTACGACATCCGGCTGCGCGAGGTAGACGAAAGCTTCCCGCCCACGCTGCGCCGCGCCGCAGTGGCCGAATACCTGGCCCGCCACAAGGCCGAGGCCTACCGCGCCGACCTGGCGGCCGGGGAGTTGCTGCTCACGGCCGATACCATCGTGTGCCTCGACGACGACGTGCTCAATAAGCCCGCCGATGCCGCCGAAGCCCGCGCCATGCTCGGGCGCCTGCAGGGCCGCGCCCACCAGGTGTATACCGGTGTGTGCCTGCTGCCCGGTGATGGCCGCGCGCCGGTCGTCTTTGCCGACGAAACCACCGTGCACTTCCGCCCGCTGAGTGCCGAGGACATTGCCTTTTACGTGGCCCGCTACCAGCCCCTGGACAAGGCCGGGGCCTACGGGGCCCAGGACTGGCTGGGCCTGGTCGGCATCGACCGGCTCGAAGGCTCTTATTTTAACGTGATGGGCCTGCCCACCCACCGCGTGTGGGCCGCGCTGCGGGCGCTAGGGCAGGGGTAG
- a CDS encoding EamA family transporter: MTNWLPLALLTALCLAGYNFFIKLAAAHLPPAVGAVVLQLVAAGLGAAWLLRLQLLGQPLAVSGRGLGLAALAGLSVGLAEILTFVVFKRGVPASVGTPVIVGGSVLLAALLGLVVLRESLTLAQAGGLGLIVAGIALLARG, from the coding sequence ATGACTAACTGGCTCCCGCTCGCCCTGCTCACGGCCCTGTGCCTGGCGGGCTACAACTTCTTTATCAAGCTGGCCGCCGCGCACCTGCCGCCGGCCGTGGGCGCGGTGGTGCTGCAGCTGGTGGCCGCCGGGCTGGGCGCCGCGTGGCTGCTGCGCCTCCAGTTGCTGGGGCAGCCGCTGGCCGTGTCGGGCCGGGGCCTGGGGCTGGCGGCGCTGGCCGGGCTGAGCGTGGGGCTAGCCGAGATTCTGACGTTCGTGGTGTTTAAGCGCGGGGTGCCGGCCTCGGTGGGCACGCCCGTGATTGTGGGCGGCTCGGTGCTGCTGGCGGCTTTGCTAGGGCTGGTGGTGCTGCGCGAAAGCCTTACGCTGGCGCAGGCCGGCGGGCTGGGGCTGATTGTAGCGGGCATCGCACTGCTGGCCCGGGGCTAG
- a CDS encoding NAD(P)H-dependent glycerol-3-phosphate dehydrogenase, whose translation MEKIAMIGGGSWATALTKILSENGARVDWWLRSKDDVQHLLRTGHNPRYLSAVLFDRNLVFPTTDLSDAVLEADWLVLAVPAAFVQPVLDKLGRDALRHKIGVVSAIKGMIPGKNVLVTDYVQERFRLPAAQLGVIAGPCHAEEVALEKQSYLTIGSPDVGGLGLAFCQLLRNRYVSAHPAADLDGIEYCAVMKNIIALTGGIAHGLGYGDNFLAVLVSNAVQEIRRFLQAISPQPRDLSASAYLGDLLVTAYSQFSRNRTFGSMVGRGYSVKSAQLEMNMIAEGYYAVKSIHELNRQLKVNMPITTAAYNILYERIAPAVELEILKEKLR comes from the coding sequence ATGGAAAAAATTGCCATGATTGGCGGCGGCTCCTGGGCCACCGCGCTGACCAAAATCCTCTCCGAAAACGGCGCCCGCGTCGACTGGTGGCTACGCTCGAAGGACGACGTGCAGCACCTGCTGCGCACCGGCCACAACCCGCGCTACCTCTCCGCGGTGCTCTTCGACCGCAACCTGGTCTTCCCCACTACCGACCTCTCGGACGCCGTGCTCGAAGCCGACTGGCTGGTGCTGGCCGTGCCGGCGGCCTTCGTGCAGCCGGTGCTCGACAAGCTGGGCCGCGATGCGCTGCGCCACAAAATCGGGGTGGTGTCGGCCATCAAGGGCATGATTCCGGGCAAGAATGTGCTCGTCACCGACTACGTGCAGGAGCGCTTCCGGCTGCCCGCCGCCCAGCTAGGGGTCATTGCCGGGCCCTGCCACGCCGAAGAGGTGGCCCTCGAAAAGCAGAGCTACCTCACCATCGGCTCGCCCGACGTGGGCGGGCTCGGGCTAGCCTTTTGCCAGCTGCTGCGCAACCGCTACGTAAGCGCCCATCCGGCCGCCGACCTCGACGGCATCGAGTACTGCGCCGTGATGAAAAACATCATTGCCCTCACCGGCGGCATTGCCCACGGCCTGGGCTACGGCGACAACTTCCTGGCCGTGCTGGTGAGCAACGCGGTGCAGGAAATCCGGCGCTTTCTGCAGGCCATCTCGCCCCAGCCCCGCGACCTCTCGGCCTCGGCCTACCTCGGCGACTTGCTGGTGACGGCCTACTCGCAGTTCTCGCGCAACCGCACCTTTGGCAGCATGGTGGGCCGGGGCTATTCGGTTAAGTCAGCGCAGCTCGAAATGAACATGATTGCCGAAGGCTATTACGCTGTCAAGAGCATTCATGAGCTCAACCGCCAGCTCAAGGTGAATATGCCTATCACTACGGCCGCGTATAACATTTTGTATGAGCGTATTGCGCCGGCCGTGGAACTGGAGATTTTGAAGGAGAAGCTACGATGA
- a CDS encoding HD domain-containing protein: MRSIIAATAAFVEEKFKEEGSGHDWAHIRRVWQVARALAAQTPGTDLEVAELAALLHDIADWKFHGGDYEAGPRAARAWLAGQHVPEATIARVEQVIREVSFKGLGVETPVSSPEAAVVQDADRLDAIGAIGVARAFAYGEHKGRPMHDPATPPVSHADFAQYKQSTAPTINHFYEKLLHLKDRLHTPAARRLAQQRHHFMEEFVAQFLREWASEDAAQLPGVTFTA; encoded by the coding sequence ATGCGTTCCATTATTGCCGCCACGGCCGCGTTTGTTGAGGAGAAGTTCAAAGAAGAAGGCTCGGGCCACGACTGGGCGCACATCCGGCGGGTGTGGCAGGTGGCGCGGGCACTGGCCGCCCAAACGCCCGGCACCGACCTGGAAGTAGCCGAGCTGGCCGCCCTGCTGCACGATATTGCCGACTGGAAGTTTCACGGCGGCGACTACGAGGCCGGCCCCCGCGCCGCCCGCGCCTGGCTGGCCGGTCAGCACGTGCCCGAGGCCACCATTGCCCGCGTGGAGCAGGTTATTCGCGAAGTCAGCTTTAAAGGGCTAGGGGTTGAAACGCCCGTCAGCAGCCCCGAGGCGGCCGTGGTGCAGGATGCCGACCGGCTCGACGCCATCGGGGCCATTGGCGTGGCCCGGGCGTTTGCCTACGGCGAGCACAAGGGCCGGCCCATGCACGACCCGGCCACGCCGCCCGTGTCGCACGCCGACTTTGCGCAGTACAAGCAAAGCACGGCGCCCACCATCAACCACTTCTACGAGAAGCTGCTGCACCTCAAAGACCGCCTGCACACGCCCGCCGCCCGCCGGCTAGCCCAGCAGCGCCACCACTTCATGGAAGAGTTTGTGGCCCAGTTTCTGCGGGAGTGGGCTAGCGAAGATGCAGCCCAGCTACCGGGCGTTACTTTTACGGCATGA